attttttattgtgttaataaaatataaaatattgcatatggCTACAGGCTGTTTACTTGTATCAACATATACTTTAGTATATaagttattttgttgttttttattgacGCTCTGCCATGCTCGATTGCATAGAAGAGGGAAATAAACTAGCACCGGATATAGCTTATACACCTAACTacaatatatactataatcgctttttggcattaatttgGCTTGAGCAAagtacaacaattttattgtttatttgcgaTTTGCGATTACCAAAAACTTGTGACTTGCTGCCGTTTCAACAAGATTTTCTACAGAGTGTAAACTGTCGCCCATTGGATCTGCTTTAtctaattaaatcatttagaCGCTGCGACACGCTCACTTGCAGTATACCCCAACCATTTGACCTTGTCAATGTTTTAGATTAGCTAAGTAAATGCCCGCCCGTAACCCACGTgtatagtataaaaaaattagataaataaaaaagtaaaatgcaataaattatcaattgaaattgcactAGTGTCACTTGGGATTTACATTCTAACTGTTTGCAATCTGACTCATTAAGCTGTTCACTCTCCCACAGCCGTGTTGTTGACCTACTTGCTGTAAGACTATCCAGCATAAAgcataagaatatatatatttatatggcaACCTGACGCTCGACCAACtattcaaaatgcattttgaaatCTAAGTTATTGGCATGCGGTAAATTGAGCTTATGATTTCAACATTTGCcttggctttaaatttatgacgcagctcaatttattttttttttttttcacaccaatttatgttgcaagcTCGACAAATGCAAATAGGAAGTTTGTTTCGACAGTTTTGAAAGAAGATATTGTagtataaatacaaatcagCATTATCGAGGTCAGAGGCATAGAATTGAATGAGCTCAGATTCGCAATTTAACCGGTTAACATTTCGAATATTTGAACTATTTTATGTTATATAGGTCTGCTTAGGAATTTTAAACTCGTTTGTGAACTACTTTAACTAATCAGTACAATAGTACATAtattgcttattgttatttatatatttttagcaaaactttttaaaatactaatacatttttgtcttaagacttttgttttgttgaaaatttaatttgatttatttattttgtgtagtGTTTCAAAATACCTTTTCaggtttatttgtatttttcacaATTTATAGTTTTGAGCACTTTTTATTCACATAAGCCTTACCCACCCTTGTATATCTTTTCGTAGAtcctttttatatatttcacttttttattGTGTCTCACATAGAACGGCAAACCCTACCGCTCGCCAAGTCTTAAAGCGATTTGCGCGTTTTCAAGTTCTACGGACGACTGAATCTGAACAAACCCCCACCTGTTTGAGAACCACTAGCGACGACGCCAACGGTATCAGCGACAATAACAGAACGGCGAGCGATGAGCGTCAAAGACCCCTAGCGCTAACAAATCACGCGAATTGCCgagtaaaagcaacaacaagtgccaAAGTGCCGATCAAGCAGGTAATTAAGCATATAgccaataaaattgtataaattaatatatatatagtatatacgaTAACCGCTTAGCGAATCGCTAGCTGTGAATTGCAACTTTCGAGAGAGGGGGCGAGCTGCCCAAGCGGTCGGTTGGGAATATCTCacgtttttgtatttgtttgtttttgtagctGAGCCGactgcattttaaaatatatattatagcttATGTACTGCTAAacgcattgttgttgattgattGTTAAAGCGTTAAAATACAGTTAAATCGATTGCTGTTGCACGTGTCGTATGCGCGATTTGTTAAGCCGTTAATACAATAGCCTAGAAAGATAAGAAAGCGCTGTTGCCCGACAACTCTCATTTTCAATGTCAACTCAACTCATCTTCAgccttgaatataaaaaaatacaatacaatttaatcTGTTCTGTGAAATgtcaaaaataaactcaacacACAGACTCGTTAAAGTTCATTggcttaaatgaaatgaaatgaaagctgAGTTAAATATAGCACTCACTCAAGAGAAATACAAGTGCGCGacttaaaatatgtttgctcAATCACCTTAGTTATAGcacgctttaaatttaagcacttAAACGTCTGTCAACGTTTTGGTTTAATGCGTGCCagcattgaaaataaactgaaTGTGCTTAGTTCTAGCTAAAACACTTAGGGCTTAATTGACATTATTATCCTTATCAGAGCGATTCGCGGACATAGATTACAAGACGGTTGCAGAGCAATAACAAACCGATAAGATGTCTGTATGTTTGTCTATAAAACACGAGCTGTATAAATCTCAAGATATCAGTCGGAACAGCGAATGGCAACAGTGCTCACAGTTTATGGGCCAATGAAAGTTTTGCCATAAATACCGTAATACTCGTTAGCTATGAAAATGAACTCATGCTAAAAGTATGCCTATAATCATAGTAAAGTGTATTAATCTTTAATATACATGTATTAATGCTAACTACAGTTTTCtactttaaatttagcaatacCGCGCGCTTATCACGTACATAAaccaaaatcaatttgaagcCGCAACCGTGTATGCAACAAGAAATAAGTGTGAAGCATGCAACGTTTAGAGTAGTACACAGTCAACGTACTCAGTAATATTaactttatatttgtatatattaagtaGCCGGTAGCTATTTAAAAGAGTCATGAGCATCAGCACCAAATTCATTCTCTTGTGCATGCTTCATACTagcagcaattaataaattaaaattgtgtagTAGATATTCCAATTTCGTATTTTATGACAATTACTTATTTATCTTTTTCATTATTGGGCGATCCCCAAAGCTTGGCATTGCTTTTAAAAAGTGCAGTACAAATTTAGCTTCAGCATTTTCATTGCATACCCGTAAGGCGCACTtccatacatatattaatggcgatattatttattttgcatgccgCTTGAGTAAACTAAATTTGTAATCATACATCATTTTGACCGTTGAGTACACCCGATTCAGCCTACCCATATCTAGGGCGTTTAACCAGCAACATTGCCAAGGGTATGCGCACTTGAGCAAAAGTGCAGACAAATTTAGGAGcgaaaaaaatgtgcaaaacaTGTTATTGACAAATTGGAAAACGACATTGCGACATCCAACATGCGGTAGTGAGAGCGTGTTGAAGAGGAAATTGTTGTGGGAAGCTCTGCGGGTAGTTCGATAAAAACAAGTAAAtgtagtaaataattttacaatcaACTGTCAATTGAGCGTCCAAAGTGAAAGAAATTGGAGTAGCAGCTAGCTGCCAGTTTGAGCTGGCTATACCATGTTAACACGACtgtaatttatcaaatataatGGAGCATGAGCATGTGGGCTGCATATATGACAAATCTAATTGCGCCACAAGCTAAGAAGTTGAGAGCTTAGGCTTCATTTGttatgctatttattattatggacatctttaataaattgcattacattCTAAAATGCTTTCAATTGACTTACGCTATTTCGAGCGCAGCAAAACAAGTTTGATTAAACACGGAAATGTTACACAGCTCTCTGATTGTGCAACAAAGTTTGATGAATTGCCGCCTTTGGCAATTTGAGTTCATAATGTCAACACGCCACAACAAGTTGGATACACGATATGATTGATTAATTTTGCCGCAGACAAGAGCGCCatgaaattacaaataattgcttttgttaaggCTTTGTGCACTTAAAGCAAAATACGCTATCTTTAAAGATtaagttattattgttatctCTGCTTGACCAAAGTTGCAGTTTGGTcacttttttttgtctttggggcattaaaatgcaaatggcagTGGCGAGGGCATGGAAATTATAAACCAAATATGTAGGTagaaaagttttaaatgcaaatagtgAAACTGAAAAACGTGCTGCACTCAGCGTGGCTTTCGTACCGAAAACAGGAAGCGGCAGGACGTCGAGTCTCGCATAATTCCATAGTCGACAACGGGGCTAAAAGTTAAACCAAAGTGTTTTTGCCTTTacttttttattcatttaatattttgcataagcGCTTTAAGCAGGCGGTGCAACTTGACAACAGTTTTTGTGGCATGAATTCAATGCGCCGGCTGCACGTAGCGCCGCCAGCCTAGctccaacaacagcagcaacaacacgcatacatagctacagagcagcataaaaaacaaggGCGCCACATATTCCATGCCCACGGTAATCACAAAATTCTGCGAGTAACAATGCAGCTTCATGCGCGCCCATTGGCTGCGATGCTTGCGATAAACTCCGGTCTCCAGCACACGTAGCAATctgccaaaatgcaaaactaatGAATGCACTTGGAATTGAGGATTTATTCGGGGCTAATTACTTTAGGCGCACCATCTCCTTGTAGCTGGAATTACGATGCAAGTGCGTATAGAGCAAGAGCTCGGGGCGAAAGAGTATCTCATTGAGATCGCAAATCTGCTGCTGGGTATAATATTGCTCCACGTAGGCATAGCCGGAGGATGACTCAAAGACAAACACGTAGCCGGGATTATCGCGTACGCGCAGTAGTCCCTGCTCGGCGGGCAACCAAAGCTGCGGATTCTTTGACTGAGTTTCGATTTTCCGCTTGCTAAAGTAGTGGATTTCCGGTCGCAGCGAATACTAGACAAATTCAAAAGATATTTCTAACAACCACCATAGCTATTATCTTTCAATTACtctaattattaaattctttttgaaaaattgacaaatcaaataatgcaaacaaattatggACAATtaattgagaaaaaaaaaatcataactattaaaatgaaactgactcacatttaaatagcttttggTGAAGGACAAAGGCTCCAGTCCCACGGTCAGCGAACTCTCCGCTAATTGTTGCACAGTCTTGATGTTGGACTTGACAGGCGAGCTCAGCAGCGAGGACACCACCACGGACGTGTAGTAGTTGTACATAATGAAGCTAATCAAGAACAGAGCAAAATAGGCTAGGCGACCACCTGCTGAATGCGGCGTCAGTGAGGAGCTTTGTATGCAAGCGGCTCCGAAGCTAATCAAACAGGTGTTCAGCAGCGAGGGCACGTACTGCAGACGCCAGCGACGCCGCATGCTCTTGCACTCCATGTAGAAGGCAAGCCAGAGCAGCGCTGCAATGGCCAGCAGGACGCCGCCAAAGAGATACCAAACCAGAGAGCTGAAAGGCTGCAGAAAGACATCGCCTCGTATGCCGGCGTTGTGGGGTGTGCGGAATAGGCAAACGGAACGAAAGTACCCCGTCTCAATGAGTGCCGATAGATGACGCAGTCGACCCTCAGTGGCCAGACACGGTGCTGAGCCAATATCCGCCTGCTTACTGACTACAGCGCCTACCGAGCCATCAGTTACATCATCGGTGCTCCAGCGATCCGTAAAGATGAACTTCATGCGGCACTGCAGTAAGTCTTGAAGCAGCAGACACAGCTGGAATCCAAAACGCGCAATGGCATCCACATGCGTGCCATTCGTCTGGCTtagaaactgcagcagcatctcTCGAGACCAGCTCAGTGGTCGTTGGGTCACTACTGTAGCCACGCGCATCTCCACATCGGTCAATTGCTCCCGCTGTCGATACTTGGAACGCAAGTGCAATGTGCTCAGATAGCGGCTCAGGCTGCAATTGAATCGATTACACTGCAGCTCATAGTGTGGCGTTATGTTGAGCTTGCCGCCAATATGATTACCATTGCTATAGACATCATATAGTCTATAGCTCATAGCCTCTTCAT
The DNA window shown above is from Drosophila busckii strain San Diego stock center, stock number 13000-0081.31 chromosome 3L, ASM1175060v1, whole genome shotgun sequence and carries:
- the LOC108598090 gene encoding ionotropic receptor 75a, which produces MHLANFLLFNLQQSRIGFILFFHCWLRNETLQFAHHINNPHHPHQPLVYHQFVFLSNFTLWHDLEFRYLDHFQPTLGIYVDLHCEGAKHMLKQASVEQLYNQHYHWLLHDSRSDFDFYEFFKSLNISVDADVSYVEQEKHEEAMSYRLYDVYSNGNHIGGKLNITPHYELQCNRFNCSLSRYLSTLHLRSKYRQREQLTDVEMRVATVVTQRPLSWSREMLLQFLSQTNGTHVDAIARFGFQLCLLLQDLLQCRMKFIFTDRWSTDDVTDGSVGAVVSKQADIGSAPCLATEGRLRHLSALIETGYFRSVCLFRTPHNAGIRGDVFLQPFSSLVWYLFGGVLLAIAALLWLAFYMECKSMRRRWRLQYVPSLLNTCLISFGAACIQSSSLTPHSAGGRLAYFALFLISFIMYNYYTSVVVSSLLSSPVKSNIKTVQQLAESSLTVGLEPLSFTKSYLNYSLRPEIHYFSKRKIETQSKNPQLWLPAEQGLLRVRDNPGYVFVFESSSGYAYVEQYYTQQQICDLNEILFRPELLLYTHLHRNSSYKEMVRLKLLRVLETGVYRKHRSQWARMKLHCYSQNFVITVGMEYVAPLFFMLLCSYVCVLLLLLLELGWRRYVQPAH